A single window of Vigna radiata var. radiata cultivar VC1973A chromosome 4, Vradiata_ver6, whole genome shotgun sequence DNA harbors:
- the LOC106758369 gene encoding kinesin-like protein KIN-UA — MMADADFADCVELQPELKRLKLRRNNWDSDTYEFDEVLTEFASQKRVYEVVAKPVVESVLDGYNGTVMAYGQTGTGKTFTFGRLGEVDTSDRGIMVRSMEDIFTDLSPNTDSVTVSYLQVATYVCITAFCIIITFIF; from the exons ATGATGGCTGATGCTGATTTTGCTGACTGTGTTGAATTACAACCGGAG CTTAAAAGACTGAAACTTCGTAGAAACAATTGGGATTCTGACACATATGAGTTTGATGAGGTGCTTACTGAATTTGCATCACAGAAACGTGTCTATGAAGTTGTGGCTAAGCCAGTTGTGGAG AGTGTTCTTGATGGTTATAATGGGACTGTGATGGCTTATGGTCAAACTGGAACTGGGAAAACTTTTACATTTGGACGACTTGGGGAAGTTGACACTTCTGATCGTGGTATCATGGTCCGTTCCATGGAGGATATTTTTACTGACTTGTCACCCAATACTGATTCTGTCACAGTCTCGTATCTCCAGGTTGCTACTTACGTGTGCATTACTGCTTTTTGCATCATTATTACTTTTATCTTCTAG